A region of Procambarus clarkii isolate CNS0578487 chromosome 22, FALCON_Pclarkii_2.0, whole genome shotgun sequence DNA encodes the following proteins:
- the LOC123757279 gene encoding rhodopsin produces the protein MSSWSNQPAMDDYGLPSSNPYGNFTVVDMAPKDILHMIHPHWYQYPPMNPMMYPLLLIFMLFTGILCLAGNFVTIWVFMNTKSLRTPANLLVVNLAMSDFLMMFTMFPPMMVTCYYHTWTLGPTFCQVYAFLGNLCGCASIWTMVFITFDRYNVIVKGVAGEPLSTKKASLWILTIWVLSITWCIAPFFGWNRYVPEGNLTGCGTDYLSEDILSRSYLYVYSTWVYFLPLAITIYCYVFIIKAVAAHEKGMRDQAKKMGIKSLRNEEAQKTSAECRLAKIAMTTVALWFIAWTPYLLINWVGMFARSYLSPVYTIWGYVFAKANAVYNPIVYAISHPKYRAAMEKKLPCLSCKTESDDVSESASTTTSSAEEKAESA, from the coding sequence ATGTCTTCCTGGAGCAACCAACCTGCCATGGATGATTATGGCCTGCCATCCTCCAACCCTTATGGGAACTTCACAGTTGTGGACATGGCCCCTAAAGACATCCTTCACATGATTCATCCTCACTGGTACCAATATCCCCCCATGAACCCAATGATGTatccattacttttaatattcatGCTCTTCACCGGCATACTCTGCCTGGCAGGTAACTTTGTTACCATCTGGGTGTTCATGAACACCAAATCTCTCCGCACTCCTGCCAATCTCCTTGTTGTTAACTTGGCCATGTCCGACTTCCTCATGATGTTCACTATGTTCCCTCCCATGATGGTCACATGCTACTATCACACATGGACACTTGGCCCCACATTCTGTCAAGTTTATGCCTTCCTCGGAAACTTGTGCGGCTGTGCATCCATCTGGACGATGGTGTTCATCACCTTTGACCGCTATAATGTCATTGTTAAGGGAGTGGCTGGTGAGCCTCTTAGTACAAAGAAAGCATCTTTGTGGATATTAACAATATGGGTATTATCTATTACCTGGTGTATAGCACCATTCTTCGGCTGGAACCGCTACGTTCCCGAGGGCAACCTTACTGGCTGTGGTACTGATTATCTGTCTGAGGACATTTTATCCCGCAGCTACCTATACGTCTACTCCACATGGGTCTATTTCCTCCCTCTCGCCATTACCATCTATTGCTACGTTTTCATCATCAAGGCTGTTGCTGCCCACGAGAAAGGTATGCGTGATCAGGCCAAGAAGATGGGAATAAAGTCCCTGAGGAACGAAGAAGCACAGAAGACTTCTGCCGAGTGCCGCCTGGCCAAGATTGCTATGACGACAGTGGCTCTGTGGTTCATTGCTTGGACTCCCTATCTCCTCATCAACTGGGTCGGCATGTTCGCCAGGTCCTACCTGTCTCCTGTCTATACCATCTGGGGCTACGTGTTCGCCAAGGCCAACGCTGTCTACAACCCTATTGTGTATGCCATCAGCCACCCCAAGTACCGCGCTGCCATGGAGAAGAAGCTGCCATGTCTCTCTTGCAAAACTGAAAGTGATGACGTTAGCGAAAGTGCCTCAACTACCACCAGCTCAGCGGAAGAAAAGGCAGAAAGTGCTTAG